In Mesorhizobium sp. J428, the genomic window GTTCTCCTGGGATTGTCGATCGTCATCTTTGCGATCGCCCGGGGCATACCCGGCGATCCGGCGCGCATTTCGCTCGGACCGTCGGCGACGGTGGAACAGGTGGCGGATCTGCGCAACCGGCTCGGCCTCGACCGGCCCCTGATCGAGCAATACGGCCTATTTTTAGGCGGCCTCGTGCAGGGCGATCTCGGCCGTTCGCTGCTGACCGAGCGCCCCGTCGCCTCCGACATACGCGATACGTTCGCGGCGACCTTCGAATTGGTCCTCGTCACCATCACCGTCGCGCTTCTCGGCGGCGTGCCGATGGGCGTGGCGGCCGCGACGTGGCGAAACCGCTGGCCGGACCATGTCGTACAGTTCGTCTCGATCTTCTCGGCGGTCACGCCGACTTTCCTCAAGGCGCTGCTGCTGCAGATCCTGGCCGGCTATGTGCTGCATGTTCTTCCGACAACCGGGCGGCTGTCGCCCGGCATCGATTTCTCAGCCGACCTCACGGGAATGATGCTGTTCGATTCCCTCGCTGCGCGGCCGGCCGGACGTGTTCCTGGACGGGTTGCGCCATCTCCTTCTGCCGGTGATCGCGCTCTCGCTTGCGTCGATGGGACAGATCGCGCGGATCACGCGGGCATCGATGATCGACGTCTCGGGCCAAGACTATATCGAGGCGAACCGCGCCTTTGGCGTGCCCGAACATGTGCGGGTGTTCAAATATACGCTGCGGCCAAGCTTCGTGCCGCCGCTGACCATCCTCGGCCTGCAATTCTCGGCGCTCATCGGCAATGCCTTCGTCGTCGAGCTGATCTTCGCCTGGCCGGGCATGGCCGCCTACGGCATTCGGGCAATCCTGCAGAAGGACCTGAACGCGGTGATGGGCGTGGTCATGGTCTCCGGCGTGTTCTTCGTCATCGTCAACCTCGTCATCGACATCCTGGTCGGGTTCGTCGATCCGAGGGTGCGCATCAGGGGGCGCCGCTGATGTCGGATCTCACCCAAGCCATGGAGGAGCCGCAGCGCCTCTCCAACGCCTACCAGAACTGGTACCGCTTCTCCCGCAATCCGAGCGCCGTCATCGGTGCGGCGATCGTCATCTTCTGCATCCTCGCGGCAATCTTCGCGCCGCTGATCACGCCCTATCCGGAGCATGTCGGCGCGGTGGTCAACTTCCGCGCCCGACACCTGCCGCCGTCGGCCGAATACTGGTTCGGCACCGACAATGTCGGCCGCGACATCTTCACCCGTGTCGTCTTCGGCATGCGCATCTCGCTGCTGCTCGCGCTCGTCGTGCTCGGCACGGCGGTGCCGGTCGGCACCGTGCTCGGCCTGCTCGCCGGCTATTACGGCGGCTGGGTCGAGATCGTCATCATGCGCTTCACGGACATCGCACTGGCGATTCCGGGCCTTGTCATGGTGATGGCCGTTGCGGCGGTCCTGTCGCCTGACCTGCTGACTTCGATGATCGCGATCGCTGCGCTGTGGTGGACCTGGCATACGCGCCTGATCTATTCGATCACGCGGCAGATCCGCATCCAGGACTATATCGAGGCGGCCGAGACGCTCGGCGCGAGCAAGTTCCACATCCTTTTTCGCGAGATCCTGCCGAACTGCGTCTCCGCACTCGCGGTCAAGACCTCGCTCGACTGCGGCTTCGTCATCCTGATCGGCGCGTCGCTGTCCTTCCTCGGCCTCGGCATCCAGCCGCCGACGCCCGATCTCGGCACGATGGTGGCCTCGGGCGCAGCCTTCCTGCCCAGCTACTGGTGGGAATCGATCCTGCCCGGCTGCGCGATCCTGTTCCTCTCGCTCGGCTTCAACCTGCTCGGCGACGGCCTGCGCGACATGTTCGACGTGGAGGACGTGCGATGAGCGAGGCCCTTCTCAGCGTCCGCGACCTCTGTGTCGAGTTCACCACCTACAACCAGACCAGCAAGGTGCTGAAAGGCGTCAGCCTCGATATCCCGGCGCATTCG contains:
- a CDS encoding ABC transporter permease, whose translation is MSDLTQAMEEPQRLSNAYQNWYRFSRNPSAVIGAAIVIFCILAAIFAPLITPYPEHVGAVVNFRARHLPPSAEYWFGTDNVGRDIFTRVVFGMRISLLLALVVLGTAVPVGTVLGLLAGYYGGWVEIVIMRFTDIALAIPGLVMVMAVAAVLSPDLLTSMIAIAALWWTWHTRLIYSITRQIRIQDYIEAAETLGASKFHILFREILPNCVSALAVKTSLDCGFVILIGASLSFLGLGIQPPTPDLGTMVASGAAFLPSYWWESILPGCAILFLSLGFNLLGDGLRDMFDVEDVR
- a CDS encoding ABC transporter permease; its protein translation is MRHLLLPVIALSLASMGQIARITRASMIDVSGQDYIEANRAFGVPEHVRVFKYTLRPSFVPPLTILGLQFSALIGNAFVVELIFAWPGMAAYGIRAILQKDLNAVMGVVMVSGVFFVIVNLVIDILVGFVDPRVRIRGRR